Genomic segment of Phormidium ambiguum IAM M-71:
TAAGCGAAATAATCAAACTATTTTGGTGTTTGATTTGGGTGGTGGCACTTTTGATGTGTCAATTTTAGAGGTTGGTGATGGGGTTTTTGAGGTCAAGGCGACTAGCGGCGATACTCAGTTGGGGGGGAATGATTTTGATAGTAAGATTGTTGATTGGTTGGCGGAACAATTCTTGGAACAGGAAGGAATTGATTTAAGACGCGATCGCCAATCTCTGCAAAGATTAATGGAAGCAGCAGAAAAGGCAAAAATTGAACTTTCTGGTGTTACCGTTACTGACATTAATTTACCATTTATTGCGGCAACGGAAGATGGCCCGGTACATTTGGAAACTCGGTTAACGCGATCGCAATTTGAAGGTTTATGTTCTGATTTAGTTAGCCGTTTACGCAGACCTGTAAAACGCGCTTTGTCTGATGCCAATATGTTGCCAGAAGACATCGACGAAGTAGTATTGGTTGGTGGCGGAACGCGAATGCCAATGGTACAAGATTTGGTGGCTAGTATTATCGATATCGAACCAAATCAAAACATCAACCCTGATGAAGTTGTCGCCGTTGGTGCAGCAGTTCAAGCGGGAATTTTGGCAGGAGAATTTAAAGATATCCTGTTATTAGATGTGACTCCGCTATCTTTGGGATTGGAAACAATTGGTGGGGTAATGAAAAAGTTAATTCCCCGCAATACAACAATTCCAGTGAGAAGATCCGATACTTTTTCGACTGGAGAAAACAACCAAACAATGGTAGAAATTCACGTTCTCCAAGGGGAACGGGAAATGGCAAAAGATAACAAATCTTTGGGTCGATTTAAGTTATTAGGAATCCCACCTGCGCCGAGAGGAATTCCTCAAATTCAAGTTGCTTTCGATATTGATGCTAACGGAATTTTGCAAGTTACAGCATTGGATAGAAGTACAGGTCGAGAACAAACTGTCACGATTCAAGAAGCTTCGACTTTGAGTGAAAGCGAAGTGCAAAGAATGATTCGGGATGCGGAAGAGTTTGCGGAAGTCGATCGCTTACAAAGAGAGAGAATTGAAAAGCGTAATCGTGCTGAATCTTTAGCAACTCAAGCTGAAAGACAACTCCGAGAAATTAGTATAGATTTCGGAATGCAATTTGCTAATGAATTTCGTTATCGTATTGAAAGTTTAGTGCGAGAATTGCGCGATTATTTAGCGAAAAATGATGATGCCGGAATTGATAGAACTCAAGCAGATTTGCAAGATATTCTTTATGAAATGAATCGGGAAGTACGTCTACGTTACACCGAAGAAGAGGATGATTTATTTGGATCTATTCGTCGTGCTTTCTCTGGCGATGATGATGATGATTTCGACTTTAGAGATCGAGACAGCGATAGACCTTATTACAGTAATAATAATCGTGATTATGACGATCGCCGTTATGACGATCGGCGTGACACAATCCGTGACGATCGATCGTACTATGGTTCAGGGTCTAATAATCGTTCTCGCAATACTTCAGATGGTATTGGTACAGGTCGAAGAAGCCAACAACCTCAAAGACAAGATTGGGATGATGATGATGACGATGATTGGTTCTAATTTGTCATATTAAAAAGTCACTTGTCATTGGTCAATTGTAATTAGCGATCGAACACATAAGACCAATGACAAAAGACAAATCACATAAGACAAATTACCTTGGCGAAGCTATGCGCGAAGCGCTATATGCAAAATAACAATTAAGTATGGAAAACTTTAGAAACTATTACGAAATACTGGGTGTTCCCAGAGACTCATCAGCAGAAGAAATCAAAAAAGTCTATCGGAGACTAGCTAGACAATATCATCCCGATTTGAATCCGGGAAATAAAGAAGCGGAAGAAAAATTTAAAGATATTGGTGAAGCTTACGAAGTCCTTTCCGACATTGATAAACGTGCTGAATATGACCAATTTAGTCGCTATTGGAAACAAAGAGGATTCGCCGGAAATCGATCGGCCCGTGCTGGCAAAAGTTGGTTTAATGGTAGAGAACGTGATGACAAAGATGATGACTATTACAGCCAATTTACCGAGTTTAGTCAATTCATTGATGAACTACTAGGACGTAGTAACAAAAAAGTCCGAGTAGCTACCGAAGATGACATGAACTCCCGCGATAAAGATATAGAAGATGAATTTCGACCGGGAAATACTAAAGTTAGTTACACCGTCCCTTCTCGTCCAACTCGCAAAGATATTGAAGCACGATTAACTTTACCTTTAGAAAGAGCCTACACTGGGGGAGTAGAAAGAATTCGCTTGGAAGATGGGCGTAGTTTAGAAGTAAATATGCCCCCTGGAATGGTAACAGATCAACGCATTCGTCTGAAAGGTCAAGGCATTGGCGGTGGCGATCTTTACCTAAAAATTACTGTAACACCTCATCCTTTTTATCAGTTAGAAGGCGCAGACATTCTTTGTCAATTACCCATCACTCCCAGTGAAGCAGTTTTGGGCGCACCCGTGCAAGTGCCAACTTTAGATGGACGGGTAAGAATGAACATTCCCCCTGGTGTAAAATCTGGTCAAAGATTGCGCCTTGCCAATAAAGGTTATCCGATGGAAGATGGCAGTCGGGGAGATCAATTACTGGAAATTCAAATAGTGATTCCGAAAGAGATTAGTTCTAGGGAACGAGAACTTTATGAGAAAATCCGCCAAATTGAAACCTTTAACCCCCGTGCGGATTTACCAGTTTAATGTAGAGTGCGTTAGTGTAACGCACCATTAAACTTAAAACTGACTTTTAAAGTTTCATTCCCGTTACAATCAAGTTGGAAGATAAATAATTTAATACTAGTCGAATTATGACTTTGGGCAATTTACGCGACCTGTATCAACAGGTAATTCTAGAACATTATAAAAAACCCCGGCACAAGGGTAAAACTAGTCCAGTGCATCGATATCAGAAAGGGCATAATCCTTCCTGTGGCGATACTATTGAACTGACTTTGCAGCTAAATGATGCTGGCGATACCATTGTAGATGCTAAGTTTGATGGGGAAGGTTGTGCAATTTCGATCGCTTCTGCTGATTTAATGGCAGAAGCTTTAAAAGGAAAAACAGTTGCAGAAGCTTTGGAAATGGTGGAACGTTTCCAAGGGATGATGAAAGGTGAAGCAGAGTTTCCCAAGGAATTACGAAAGCTAAATGTGATGCAAGGGGTTGCTCAATTCCCGGTGCGGATTAAATGTGCTAATCTAACTTGGCACGCCCTAAAAGCAGCGTTGCAATCCGCTGATAACGCTGACTTAAATGGTTTTATCAGTAATGAAAAAGAAGAAGCTTAATTGTAGTTTTTTGAGATTTTAGTTGGGGATTTTGTGCAGTAAACTATACCAATTTCTCAGGCAAATGCTACACCTTTTCTTCGGGCAGGTTTTGTGCCAAAAATTTCATTGGTTGATCAACTTTGTCTGCTAAATCTAACTGTAAGGGCGGGTTTTGTCCAGAGATTGTCTGTGTGACACAAAGTTTATCTGCTAAACCCGCCCCTACAAAATATGTGTTGTATTTTTATGGTAAAAAGGTATACATAAGAAATCTAAAATCTAAAATCTCTAGGGAGTTTATGCTAACAACAGCTGATTTTTTACTTGCTAGTAAGTGGGCGGGTATTTTAACTGTCGGATGTGCAGTTTTGACTTTACTAGCTTTTGTTTTTAAGTGGGGATTTAGGTTTCGATTTGTTGGTGCTACTGGATTTATGGGGGTGCTGACTGGTGGTTTATTTGCGTTGAGTTTGGGGCTTTTTTCCCATACAACTATTCCCGGTGCAATTCGTTATTCAGTAGTTTTTGATAATGGGGCAACTTTAGCTTCGATCGCAGTTCCACCCACTATTACTCAATCGGAATTAGATGCAACTCTGCGTCAAGCCGCCGCAGATTTGTTTTCTTATGGCAGATTAGGTGGTAATGATAGTTTAATTATTCGGGCTCGGACGATGATTCATCCAGCAACAGGGGTTTCTCAACCATTGATTTTGGGTGAGGTAAAGCGATCGTTATCTAAACGCGAAGATGATAATTTGGTGGTAAACATATACGCCAAAAATCTCGCTAAATTACCAAAAACCACAGCTTAATTGCAAATTTTAACCCCTCCCCTTCTACGGAGAGGGGGATTTTTCAGCAAGCTTTACTTAGTTCCAGAATTATTATTTAATATTTCGGACAATTGCGTTGCTGTTAGATTTTGTACTATGCTCAAATTGAGAGGTGATTGGCTAATTAGTTTGGCATAATTAGCAGTTAAAAAAGGTTGGAATTCTGACTGATTAGTAAGGTAATTTTTGAAGAAAGCTACGCTTAAAGCATTCAGATAAGGTCGGGCTATAGTGGGATCGGGCCCGATTAATTCGCGGGGTAAGGCGGGTAAAGCACTGGTATCTTCTTGGCGACCTCCTAATAA
This window contains:
- the sufU gene encoding Fe-S cluster assembly sulfur transfer protein SufU, encoding MTLGNLRDLYQQVILEHYKKPRHKGKTSPVHRYQKGHNPSCGDTIELTLQLNDAGDTIVDAKFDGEGCAISIASADLMAEALKGKTVAEALEMVERFQGMMKGEAEFPKELRKLNVMQGVAQFPVRIKCANLTWHALKAALQSADNADLNGFISNEKEEA
- a CDS encoding DnaJ C-terminal domain-containing protein, with translation MENFRNYYEILGVPRDSSAEEIKKVYRRLARQYHPDLNPGNKEAEEKFKDIGEAYEVLSDIDKRAEYDQFSRYWKQRGFAGNRSARAGKSWFNGRERDDKDDDYYSQFTEFSQFIDELLGRSNKKVRVATEDDMNSRDKDIEDEFRPGNTKVSYTVPSRPTRKDIEARLTLPLERAYTGGVERIRLEDGRSLEVNMPPGMVTDQRIRLKGQGIGGGDLYLKITVTPHPFYQLEGADILCQLPITPSEAVLGAPVQVPTLDGRVRMNIPPGVKSGQRLRLANKGYPMEDGSRGDQLLEIQIVIPKEISSRERELYEKIRQIETFNPRADLPV
- a CDS encoding Ycf51 family protein, whose product is MLTTADFLLASKWAGILTVGCAVLTLLAFVFKWGFRFRFVGATGFMGVLTGGLFALSLGLFSHTTIPGAIRYSVVFDNGATLASIAVPPTITQSELDATLRQAAADLFSYGRLGGNDSLIIRARTMIHPATGVSQPLILGEVKRSLSKREDDNLVVNIYAKNLAKLPKTTA
- the dnaK gene encoding molecular chaperone DnaK; the encoded protein is MGKVVGIDLGTTNSVVAVMEGGKPIVIANAEGMRTTPSVVGFNKDGERLVGQMARRQAVLNPQNTFYGVKRFIGRKYTETSPESKRVPYTIRKDEQGNIKIKCPRLSKDFAPEEVSAMVLKKLADEASRYLGQPVTGAVITVPAYFNDSQRQATRDAGRIAGLEVKRILNEPTAAALAYGLDKRNNQTILVFDLGGGTFDVSILEVGDGVFEVKATSGDTQLGGNDFDSKIVDWLAEQFLEQEGIDLRRDRQSLQRLMEAAEKAKIELSGVTVTDINLPFIAATEDGPVHLETRLTRSQFEGLCSDLVSRLRRPVKRALSDANMLPEDIDEVVLVGGGTRMPMVQDLVASIIDIEPNQNINPDEVVAVGAAVQAGILAGEFKDILLLDVTPLSLGLETIGGVMKKLIPRNTTIPVRRSDTFSTGENNQTMVEIHVLQGEREMAKDNKSLGRFKLLGIPPAPRGIPQIQVAFDIDANGILQVTALDRSTGREQTVTIQEASTLSESEVQRMIRDAEEFAEVDRLQRERIEKRNRAESLATQAERQLREISIDFGMQFANEFRYRIESLVRELRDYLAKNDDAGIDRTQADLQDILYEMNREVRLRYTEEEDDLFGSIRRAFSGDDDDDFDFRDRDSDRPYYSNNNRDYDDRRYDDRRDTIRDDRSYYGSGSNNRSRNTSDGIGTGRRSQQPQRQDWDDDDDDDWF